In the Paenibacillus sp. FSL H7-0357 genome, one interval contains:
- the carB gene encoding carbamoyl-phosphate synthase large subunit: MPKNDKLKKILVIGSGPIVIGQAAEFDYAGTQACQALKEEGVEVVLINSNPATIMTDTNMADKVYIEPITLEFVTAIIRQERPDGLLPTLGGQTGLNMAVELARAGVLQSENVKLLGTQLESIEKAEDRDLFRELMRELDQPVPESTIITTVEEAMGFAAGIGYPLIVRPAYTLGGTGGGICDNEEELRETVKAGIRYSPIGQCLVEKSIAGMKEVEYEVMRDANDNCIVVCNMENFDPVGVHTGDSIVVAPSQTLSDREYQMLRSASLKIIRALNIEGGCNVQFALDPQSYQYYVIEVNPRVSRSSALASKATGYPIAKMAAKIALGYTLDEIVNPVTGQTYACFEPTLDYIVSKIPRWPFDKFTSANRKLGTQMKATGEVMAIGRTFEESIHKAVRSLEIGVHRFRLPGAEQLEDSVLRGRLAKADDERLFLIAEAFRRGYGLQEIQDITSIDWWFLSKIEGLVNFEDVLRSEETLSAETLYQAKRKGFTDRAIAEIRAEGRPGGAQTKEVDVRAMRLAQGLTPVFKMVDTCAAEFEASTPYYYSTYETENEVIHSDKQKVIVLGSGPIRIGQGIEFDYSTVHAVWAIQKAGYEAVIINNNPETVSTDFNTSDRLYFEPLFFEDVMNVITQENPIGVIVQFGGQTAINLAAPLAAAGVNILGTSLESIDEAENRKKFEALLARLNIAQPKGKTVTDVSQAVETAQSLGYPVLVRPSYVLGGRAMEIVYNDAELLSYMVEAVKVNPEHPVLIDRYMLGKEVEVDAICDGETVVIPGIMEHVERAGVHSGDSIAVYPPQYLDEGLKQKISEITIKIAKELKTIGLVNIQFVIYQNEVYVIEVNPRSSRTVPFLSKVTGIPMAHLATKIILGGKLKDDGYTEGLWPESDYVSVKVPVFSFAKLRRVEPTLGPEMKSTGEVMGRDKLYAKALYKGLIGAGMKIPTTGAIIVTVADKDKAEAVELMKGFHAMGYKIIATGGTAQALEQAGLNVMNVNKLDEGEPTILDLIRGGQANFVFNTLTKGKTPERDGFRIRREAVENGVVCMTSLDTVTALLIMLQTINFSSQSMPAFVGQ, encoded by the coding sequence ATGCCAAAGAACGATAAACTTAAAAAGATTCTCGTCATCGGCTCCGGCCCGATTGTCATCGGCCAGGCTGCCGAGTTTGACTATGCAGGAACACAGGCCTGCCAGGCGCTCAAAGAAGAAGGCGTGGAGGTTGTGCTGATCAACAGCAACCCGGCCACGATCATGACCGATACCAATATGGCCGACAAGGTATACATCGAGCCGATTACACTTGAGTTTGTTACGGCGATTATCCGCCAGGAACGCCCGGATGGCCTGCTGCCGACACTGGGCGGACAGACCGGCCTGAACATGGCCGTGGAACTGGCCCGCGCAGGTGTGCTGCAGTCGGAGAACGTGAAGCTGCTGGGCACACAGTTGGAATCCATCGAGAAAGCAGAAGACCGGGATTTGTTCCGCGAACTGATGCGCGAGCTGGATCAGCCGGTACCGGAGAGCACAATTATCACGACTGTGGAAGAAGCGATGGGTTTTGCCGCAGGAATCGGCTACCCGTTGATCGTTCGTCCGGCCTATACGCTCGGTGGAACCGGCGGCGGCATTTGCGACAACGAGGAAGAGCTGCGTGAAACCGTCAAAGCGGGTATCCGTTACAGCCCGATCGGTCAATGTCTGGTGGAGAAAAGCATCGCCGGTATGAAGGAAGTTGAATATGAGGTTATGCGGGACGCGAACGACAACTGTATCGTTGTCTGCAACATGGAGAACTTTGATCCTGTCGGCGTACATACAGGCGACAGTATCGTTGTGGCACCAAGCCAGACGTTGTCCGACCGCGAATACCAAATGCTGCGCAGCGCGTCACTTAAGATCATCCGCGCGCTGAATATCGAAGGCGGCTGCAACGTGCAGTTCGCGCTTGATCCGCAAAGCTATCAATATTATGTCATTGAAGTAAATCCCCGGGTCAGCCGCTCCTCGGCGCTGGCGTCGAAGGCGACCGGTTACCCGATTGCCAAAATGGCAGCCAAAATCGCTCTCGGCTACACCCTGGATGAAATTGTTAACCCGGTTACAGGACAGACATACGCCTGCTTCGAGCCGACACTGGACTATATCGTCAGCAAAATTCCGCGTTGGCCGTTTGACAAGTTCACATCGGCGAACCGTAAACTGGGCACGCAGATGAAAGCAACCGGCGAAGTCATGGCGATTGGCCGTACCTTTGAAGAGTCGATTCATAAAGCAGTCCGTTCCCTGGAAATCGGTGTCCACCGTTTCCGCCTGCCGGGCGCAGAGCAGCTGGAAGACAGCGTGCTGCGGGGTCGTCTCGCCAAAGCGGATGACGAGCGGCTGTTCCTGATCGCGGAAGCGTTCCGCCGCGGCTACGGCCTGCAGGAGATTCAGGATATCACCAGCATTGATTGGTGGTTCCTGTCCAAGATTGAAGGCCTGGTGAACTTCGAGGATGTGCTGCGCAGCGAAGAGACGCTGAGTGCCGAAACCTTGTATCAAGCGAAACGCAAAGGGTTCACTGACCGGGCAATTGCCGAGATCCGGGCGGAAGGACGTCCGGGCGGAGCTCAGACGAAGGAAGTGGATGTTCGTGCTATGCGCCTTGCGCAGGGACTAACTCCAGTCTTCAAGATGGTAGATACATGCGCGGCTGAGTTCGAAGCCTCCACACCTTACTACTACTCCACTTATGAGACGGAGAATGAGGTTATCCATTCCGACAAGCAGAAGGTTATCGTGCTCGGGTCCGGACCTATCCGGATCGGTCAGGGGATCGAATTCGATTATAGTACCGTACATGCGGTCTGGGCGATCCAGAAAGCCGGCTATGAAGCTGTAATCATCAACAACAATCCTGAAACGGTATCGACCGACTTCAACACCTCGGACCGGCTCTATTTTGAACCGTTGTTCTTCGAGGATGTCATGAATGTCATCACCCAGGAGAATCCGATTGGCGTTATCGTCCAGTTCGGAGGACAAACTGCCATTAACCTTGCTGCGCCGCTGGCTGCAGCCGGTGTAAATATTCTCGGCACCAGTCTGGAAAGCATCGACGAAGCTGAAAACCGCAAGAAATTCGAAGCGCTTCTGGCCCGTCTGAATATTGCACAACCTAAAGGCAAGACGGTAACCGATGTGAGTCAAGCCGTAGAAACAGCTCAATCGCTGGGATATCCGGTACTTGTACGTCCTTCCTATGTACTGGGCGGCCGTGCAATGGAGATTGTCTACAACGATGCGGAATTGCTGAGCTACATGGTTGAAGCGGTGAAGGTGAATCCGGAGCATCCGGTGCTGATCGACCGCTACATGCTGGGCAAAGAGGTTGAAGTTGACGCGATTTGCGACGGCGAGACCGTAGTCATCCCTGGTATTATGGAGCATGTAGAACGTGCGGGTGTCCACTCCGGTGACTCCATCGCTGTCTACCCGCCGCAATATCTGGATGAAGGCCTGAAGCAGAAAATAAGCGAAATCACCATCAAGATTGCCAAGGAACTGAAAACGATTGGCCTTGTCAACATCCAGTTCGTCATTTACCAGAATGAAGTATATGTGATCGAAGTGAATCCGCGCTCTTCGCGTACGGTTCCTTTCCTGAGCAAGGTAACCGGCATTCCTATGGCCCATCTGGCTACCAAGATCATTCTCGGCGGCAAGCTGAAAGACGATGGCTACACAGAAGGCCTCTGGCCGGAAAGCGACTATGTGTCGGTAAAAGTGCCGGTGTTCTCTTTTGCCAAGCTGCGCAGAGTGGAGCCTACCTTAGGACCGGAAATGAAATCGACCGGCGAAGTTATGGGCCGCGACAAGCTGTATGCCAAAGCGCTCTATAAAGGTCTGATCGGAGCAGGCATGAAAATTCCAACAACCGGAGCAATCATCGTTACGGTAGCAGACAAAGACAAAGCTGAGGCAGTTGAGCTGATGAAGGGCTTCCACGCCATGGGCTACAAAATCATTGCCACCGGCGGTACGGCGCAAGCCCTTGAACAGGCAGGCCTGAACGTGATGAATGTCAACAAGCTGGATGAAGGAGAGCCGACGATCCTTGATCTGATCCGCGGTGGTCAGGCCAACTTTGTCTTCAATACGCTGACTAAAGGCAAAACGCCAGAGCGTGACGGCTTCCGTATCCGCCGTGAAGCGGTAGAGAACGGTGTCGTATGTATGACCTCACTGGATACGGTAACGGCGCTGCTCATCATGCTGCAGACGATCAACTTCTCGTCGCAGTCCATGCCAGCTTTTGTCGGACAATAA
- a CDS encoding alpha/beta fold hydrolase, protein MKSYFIHNEAVVLHILENGVVSEKSPSLLIINGLWESAERAIPLLSKIQGHVVTFSFRGRGLSSTPENNYNLVDHLSDIEAVISYCGLKNYCVLGFSRGAAYAIGWSLSNQKDMCGLILVDQAPIHRSVGKEALDFWSKLVYLQVPILNHMRLEALQGLRNDADEVDFSEQLSNLHIPVALFAGRNAAAKIPSDISEETLEIYKESIPGLNVIEFQNSGHMIPDEEQQKYIEEIGLFLKKLV, encoded by the coding sequence ATGAAAAGTTATTTTATTCATAATGAGGCAGTTGTTCTACACATTCTTGAGAATGGAGTGGTATCTGAAAAATCACCTTCATTACTTATAATTAATGGATTGTGGGAATCTGCAGAGAGAGCCATCCCACTGCTGTCCAAAATTCAGGGACATGTTGTTACTTTTAGTTTTCGAGGTCGTGGGTTGAGTTCTACTCCAGAAAATAATTATAATCTTGTGGATCATCTATCAGATATTGAAGCAGTTATTTCCTATTGCGGCCTTAAGAATTACTGTGTACTTGGGTTCTCCAGAGGTGCTGCGTACGCTATAGGTTGGAGCTTATCAAATCAGAAAGACATGTGTGGACTTATTTTGGTTGACCAAGCTCCTATACATAGAAGTGTCGGGAAAGAGGCATTGGATTTTTGGAGTAAATTGGTATATTTGCAAGTGCCAATACTAAACCATATGCGTCTTGAAGCGTTGCAAGGATTGAGGAATGACGCAGATGAAGTTGATTTTTCGGAACAACTATCAAACCTTCACATTCCAGTTGCTCTTTTCGCTGGTAGGAATGCGGCGGCGAAAATCCCTTCGGATATATCGGAAGAAACACTTGAAATATATAAGGAATCAATCCCCGGATTGAATGTTATAGAATTTCAGAATTCCGGTCATATGATTCCAGATGAAGAACAACAAAAATACATTGAAGAAATCGGTCTGTTCTTGAAGAAATTAGTATAG
- a CDS encoding restriction endonuclease, protein MWLYLQLRYLFGTDLVFTDRDGYRNVVQAKRYSYPVGLGAVQEVYSSMRYYRAKRSMVIASNQYTTACEELAGHNAVKLHNRNDLIKIMDLFKAGQIEKAKDIIEGDPHMIFDSWDNYMNGDKVIKKDYKAEKRILVEQQGE, encoded by the coding sequence TTGTGGTTGTATCTGCAGTTGCGGTATCTGTTTGGGACGGATTTAGTTTTTACGGATCGGGACGGATATCGGAATGTAGTTCAGGCGAAGCGATATTCGTACCCAGTAGGCTTAGGAGCTGTTCAAGAGGTATATAGCTCAATGAGGTACTACCGAGCCAAGAGGTCTATGGTGATAGCCTCAAATCAATATACCACTGCATGCGAAGAACTTGCGGGACATAACGCTGTAAAACTACATAACAGAAATGATCTTATAAAAATAATGGATTTGTTCAAGGCGGGACAGATCGAGAAGGCGAAGGACATTATAGAAGGAGACCCACATATGATATTTGATTCCTGGGATAACTACATGAATGGAGATAAAGTAATAAAGAAAGATTACAAAGCAGAGAAGCGAATTTTAGTTGAGCAACAAGGGGAGTAA
- the pyrF gene encoding orotidine-5'-phosphate decarboxylase, whose translation MDPQQLEHENIGEITRRDEMAGRLMIALDYPDAAQARLLIEKLEGIPCYMKVGMQLFYAAGPDFIRELKARGYSVFVDVKMHDIPNTVRGGAESLTMLGVDMFNVHASGGSAMMAAALDGAAQAVSLHPSLRMPLIIAVTQLTSTSQAVMNSEIGIAGNVADTVVRYAKLAVEAGLHGVVASPQESAAISAACGPEFRTVTPGIRPAGSSLDDQSRVMTPGQAIRQGSHYLVVGRPITAAADPRAAALSIIEEMTQA comes from the coding sequence ATGGACCCACAGCAGCTTGAACACGAGAATATCGGAGAAATTACCAGACGGGATGAAATGGCTGGGCGGCTGATGATTGCCCTGGATTATCCTGATGCAGCGCAAGCGAGGCTGCTCATTGAGAAGCTGGAAGGTATTCCTTGTTACATGAAGGTTGGGATGCAGCTGTTCTATGCAGCCGGACCAGACTTCATCAGAGAACTGAAGGCCCGCGGTTATTCCGTGTTCGTCGATGTCAAAATGCATGATATCCCCAATACGGTGCGGGGTGGGGCGGAGAGCCTTACGATGCTCGGTGTGGATATGTTCAACGTACACGCCTCCGGCGGCTCGGCCATGATGGCTGCAGCGCTGGACGGGGCTGCCCAGGCGGTTAGCCTGCACCCGTCGCTGAGAATGCCGCTGATTATCGCAGTGACACAGCTCACCAGCACCAGTCAGGCAGTGATGAACAGCGAGATTGGCATTGCCGGGAATGTAGCGGACACCGTGGTGCGTTACGCCAAGCTGGCGGTTGAGGCCGGCCTGCACGGCGTGGTAGCTTCACCGCAGGAGTCGGCGGCGATCTCTGCCGCGTGCGGCCCGGAGTTCCGCACGGTTACCCCGGGCATTCGTCCGGCAGGGTCTTCCCTGGACGATCAGTCCCGGGTGATGACACCGGGACAAGCTATCCGGCAAGGCAGCCACTACCTTGTAGTGGGCCGGCCTATTACGGCTGCGGCGGATCCGCGCGCAGCCGCACTATCTATTATTGAGGAGATGACTCAAGCATGA
- the pyrE gene encoding orotate phosphoribosyltransferase, translated as MSILSNTSQQVASYLLEIGAVALRPQEPFTWTSGIKSPIYCDNRLTMSVPAVRGYIAAGFAELIRASYPDAEVIAGTATAGIPHAAWAADKLDLPMAYIRDKAKGHGKQNQIEGIISPGQKVIVIEDLISTGGSSIKAAQAVQEAGGEVLAVLAIFSYELDRATEAFAAAGVPLQSLSNYSTLIDVALSQGTIAETDVALLQSWRKDPASFGV; from the coding sequence ATGAGCATATTATCGAATACAAGCCAGCAAGTCGCCAGCTATTTGCTGGAGATTGGGGCAGTGGCGCTGCGTCCGCAGGAGCCTTTTACCTGGACCTCCGGCATCAAGTCGCCCATCTATTGCGACAATCGCCTGACCATGTCCGTTCCGGCAGTTCGCGGCTACATTGCCGCTGGCTTCGCAGAGCTGATCAGAGCCAGCTACCCGGACGCTGAAGTGATTGCGGGCACAGCCACTGCGGGTATTCCGCATGCGGCCTGGGCGGCCGACAAGCTGGATCTGCCGATGGCATATATCCGCGACAAAGCCAAAGGCCACGGCAAGCAGAACCAGATCGAAGGCATTATCTCTCCCGGACAGAAGGTCATTGTGATTGAGGACCTGATTTCTACCGGCGGCAGCTCCATTAAGGCGGCGCAGGCCGTACAGGAGGCCGGAGGAGAGGTGCTGGCCGTACTGGCCATCTTCAGCTATGAGCTGGACCGGGCCACCGAGGCATTTGCGGCAGCTGGTGTGCCGCTGCAAAGCTTGTCCAACTACAGCACATTGATTGATGTAGCACTGAGTCAAGGCACAATCGCTGAAACCGATGTAGCGCTGCTGCAGTCCTGGCGCAAAGATCCGGCCTCGTTCGGCGTGTAG
- the carA gene encoding glutamine-hydrolyzing carbamoyl-phosphate synthase small subunit has translation MQARLLLQDGTLFTGTAFGAEGEKTGEVVFNTGITGYQEVLSDPSYCGQIVTMTYPLIGNYGITRDDFESVRPFVHGFVVRRHEEVPSNWRAEYSVDDLLKEYGIPGISEIDTRMLTRIIRHHGTMKAILTTSNKRVEELMEMMGDTTIEELRNQVARTSTTKTYSSPGNKERIVLVDYGAKTGILRELNSRGCDVVVVPHDVTADEVRRLNPDGIQLSNGPGDPKDVPYAVNTISELLGEYPIFGICLGHQLFALACGADTEKLKFGHRGGNHPVKELESGRCFITSQNHGYTVNEDSVVNTELEVTHINNNDKTVEGLKHTRYPAFSVQYHPEAAPGPHDSSYLFDRFLEMIADHKAKTPAGSRQAQLAANARITAPQPKAQLEAVKGAL, from the coding sequence ATGCAGGCGAGATTGCTGCTACAGGACGGAACGCTGTTTACAGGCACCGCATTTGGCGCTGAAGGCGAAAAGACGGGCGAGGTTGTTTTTAACACAGGAATTACGGGATATCAGGAGGTGCTGTCGGACCCTTCGTACTGCGGGCAAATCGTCACCATGACTTATCCGCTGATTGGAAATTACGGCATTACCCGCGATGATTTCGAATCTGTGCGTCCTTTCGTACACGGCTTTGTTGTACGCCGCCATGAGGAAGTGCCAAGCAACTGGCGCGCCGAATACAGCGTGGATGACCTGCTGAAGGAATATGGCATTCCCGGAATCAGCGAGATCGACACGCGGATGCTGACCCGCATTATCCGCCACCACGGCACGATGAAGGCCATTCTAACCACTTCCAACAAACGTGTGGAAGAGCTCATGGAAATGATGGGCGACACGACCATTGAGGAGCTGCGCAATCAGGTAGCCCGGACATCTACAACCAAAACGTACAGCAGTCCGGGGAACAAAGAACGGATCGTGCTGGTCGATTACGGCGCGAAGACCGGTATCCTGCGCGAACTGAACAGCCGCGGCTGTGATGTTGTAGTCGTGCCGCATGATGTGACTGCAGATGAGGTCCGCCGCCTGAACCCGGATGGCATTCAGCTCTCCAACGGCCCTGGGGACCCTAAAGACGTGCCGTATGCCGTCAACACGATCTCCGAGCTGCTCGGCGAATACCCGATCTTCGGGATCTGTCTGGGTCACCAATTGTTCGCCCTGGCTTGTGGCGCCGACACAGAGAAGCTTAAATTCGGCCACCGCGGCGGGAACCACCCGGTTAAGGAGCTGGAGAGCGGACGCTGCTTCATTACCTCGCAGAACCATGGCTACACAGTAAACGAGGATTCAGTTGTCAATACCGAGCTTGAGGTTACGCATATCAACAACAATGACAAGACAGTTGAAGGACTCAAACATACCCGCTACCCCGCATTTTCGGTGCAATACCATCCGGAAGCGGCGCCGGGACCGCATGACAGCAGCTATTTGTTCGACCGTTTCCTGGAAATGATTGCTGATCACAAAGCGAAGACGCCAGCAGGCTCACGCCAGGCCCAGCTTGCCGCAAATGCCAGAATCACGGCACCACAACCCAAAGCACAGCTTGAAGCCGTGAAAGGAGCTCTATAA